Part of the Desulfolutivibrio sulfoxidireducens genome is shown below.
CTCCTTGCGGAGTTCCACGGCCTTTTGACGGGCGCGTTCCCGGGATTCCGGGGACATTGCGGCGCGAAGGGTTGCGAAGGAGTTTCTGCCTGCCATTGGAGTACCTGCTCAATGTTATGATATCGGCAAAAAAATTTACGACCCGCCGATCTCTTGAAGATGCACACGATAGAGTCTGTCAACGAGAGGAATCATGCGCTCGTAAAAGGCATCGTCGTCTTTCTTGTCTCCGCCAAGCAGGAGAATGGCCATCCGCCTTGGATCGAATGCGTAAAAAATACGGATGGGATGCCCACCACTTTGAATGCGCAGTTCACGCATGTGCGAGTGGCTCGAACCGCGGACCTTGCTTGAGAACGGGTAGGGCAGATTCGGCCCTCGGCGTTCCAATTCGCCGACAACGGCGTCGATGTCTTCCTGGATGGCCCCGGTCAGCGTTTCCCATCACTCTCCGAACTCATCCGTATATTCAACCTCG
Proteins encoded:
- a CDS encoding type II toxin-antitoxin system RelE/ParE family toxin, coding for MTGAIQEDIDAVVGELERRGPNLPYPFSSKVRGSSHSHMRELRIQSGGHPIRIFYAFDPRRMAILLLGGDKKDDDAFYERMIPLVDRLYRVHLQEIGGS